tcgctcgttatttaaatttattgataaattatcAATGATTAATATCGATGAAATTTATTGATGGAATTTTTTAAAGTTAGTAGTAATTATTGATCACAAAAATCAATCAATAATTATCTAAGTCAAAATTCGTTGATACACCAACAAAAATTTTGATCatcaataaatattaagatttaatatttttctttaatctccTCCTCTTtgtgtttctttcttcttcttctttctctcctcCTCTCCACTTTCCCTCCTCCACtgccatcatcatcatcgtcacCTCTGACCCTTCATCCTCTCCTCCTCATTCTTCTCTTGtttcttcctcctccttctccttttcctcatcctctcctcttcttccttttcctccTCTTCCACACTAGTCAATTTGGTTGTCATGGCTTACAATGTCGTCAACACTTTCATAGCCATTACACTTCCATAGCCATCAACTTTGGTTTCtcatcttccttttcttcttcttcctcctgttcattcttattctcttctttttttttctcactcatctccacttaatttataaaaatataatatcagaCTTGATAGGAAATTTGACACTCTTTTTATAGAAGAATTTATCGACataaaaatttgtcaataataaaaattatatattactgATAAATTTTaccaataaatttttaagacatataattattaacaaattttacataaatttgtCGATCCCAAAAGTGAGAAGTGGTGCTTTTTTtgctaaaatttactaatgAACAAATCTACCGCtaataagaattttaaattatcgataaaatttatcaataaatacaTTATCGATGGAAATATTTCTTGgtaatacaattttaatttattgacaaagGTTACCCGTCGATTCATTATCGACAAATATTTTTGTCGattattaaaattctaaatcactaataaaatttgtttgtaaatttgattttaccaatgaatttattttcattaataaaattatcaataattatgaaaatttttgtACTGGacttataaatatctttttcaaaaattacttTCAACCATCAACATTTAATAAAGTTTATATAGATGCTAAACTTGACCCCATAATACAATCTTTTTTACATTGAACAAACTTACCAAGTTTTCATAAGATGGTGAGAGGATAATAAATTCATCCCTACACCTTCATCAAAATTGAATTGAGTCCATCAATGTGAGCCTTAATTAGTGTACATCTTTTCTTGCACAATCTAAAGAGTTGTCTCTTCAACAACTTATGATGGAGACTTGAAACTCATAAAAGGTTACAAGGATTGTCCAAAACAAGTTAAGTGaagaaattttttaagacaagttaaattctaaaattagggttttatgATTTATTCTTATTTAGGTTTTGGGCAATTTGTGTCCTGATTAGGTTATGGATAAAAGGGATAAGTTTCATGATGACaaaggttaaattttttaaggaTTCCAATGAGTCTTATTGGGAAAATGTTAGCACCATTGAATGGGTTTGTAGAAGTTAGTACAAGTGTAGTGATAGAAGACCATCccatgaaatatatatatatatatatatatatatatatatatatatatatatatatatatatatatatatatatatatatatatgtaatttttattttctgtgttttGGGCTTTGGGCTATTTTACgtttttttaaacttatgtACCTATATACAAAGGTATCAAAAGCTAATGTAGAGATTTTTTAGTCATAATATATACATTTGCATTTTTTAGAGAGAATTCTCCTAGTTTTTGGGTTAGAAATCTAATTCTTACTAAAGATTAACATTTGTGGTGAATCTTCAATTGATTTACCAATTTACTAGATTGTGACATCCTCATCTTTATCTTATTCCACATTCttctttgatttattttctttaagatttaaattcataaaaaaaatcatattcttTTCTATACAGGATCATATCATCTAGTATCTAGAGTAATGTCTTTGTTTGAATATCCtcttttgtcttatttttctgtcatattaaaaaaaatattttatccggttttgttaagtttttaatttttcgtattttttgtgtttttcttttaatacgCGTATTTCTACATTTGATTTGTGaaaattatgtgttttttgtttttctattaattgtaGTTCCAATTAACTATTTACCTTAATCTTGAATGAGTTTTTGTGTTTGAAAAGTAATTTGTTTAGTTTTCTATATCTGTGGGTTGAAttgcaaaattgaaaaaaaatagtggattcaagttaaaaagaaataaatatatattaaaaaagataagaatccaaaacagtaaaaaaataaaaattgaaaaatttagaatttaacacaaattattatgttataGTATGATTcttaatctataaatatatcatcaatcacttttttttacatttgataTCCATGGTGGTCAAACATAAATACATAGACGTGATAGAATTAATGTTTATAATGAAGAACTTGTTCACCTTCAACCACAACATTATTCAGTTATTCCACAACCTATTAAAGAATCAAGACAATGGTAGAAATATCATCATACGAACATTTTCCTATATTTGCTCGAGATCataattctttatttatatgcaagatattcttgaaaaaatgttttaataatacatttaaaaataaaacaaagcttTTCCCTATTTAActaaaaacaatcataataattataacttatttGCATCCTCTAGAAcacttttattcaatttttgcatatatatatatatatatatatatatatatatatatataatatatatatatatatatatatatgtatatatacaaataACATTAGAAGTAAATTGAGAATATTATTAAAGTTGATTATATAACATACTTATGTTTAGTGATTTTTCTACATAAATACAGAATAGAATTTATTACGTCAATAATAATACTCGGCTTCACATACTATAATGtacaaaggaaaagaaagtacaaaacaattttatacaatattattaatttaatactgaaaaattaaattgtaattaaatttacaCTATTGGAAGGTATGAATTTATTGGTTGTTTGATTTTaacatattacattttttttaattattaataagaaatatgtgtgcattttttttctctctctacatCACAACTTTTTAACCAGTTAATGAGTTAAGTTTCACGGTAATTTTTATAAATCGTATTGAAACATATGGTAAGAACAactttatatagtttttaaacgTTATTTTAGAGTATATATGCCAGTCACATATCTTTAGGAAACTACATATAcacaccaaaaaaaaattaagcagaaaaattcacaaaatacaAAGAGTAATTAAAtcacataaatatatttgataagaTATCTAAAAATGGACTTCCCCTATTGTATTTCGTGATTTAAATGTGTGGTTAACCTTACTTTCATAAAGCtcattttataaatagatatatatataaatgagtaaCGCGACTCTATAGATAGAAGTAATGACCCGTTAAACTACTTAACCAAAATTAAGGGCATGAAGAAACATAACGCGATGCATAATTCACTCAAAGAACAGTGAAAAATGGGTTGGTTTTCAAAGATTTACACTGTTGCGATCTCTTTCGTTGGTTTCATAATCTGTCACGGCTTGGCTCTCTCAATCAGTTTATATGACAAGGAATGCGTATCTGAACAAGTTCTACACGATGGTGACACTGTTTCTGGGAATTTCGTAGTCATTGACTACGATATTTTTTGGAGCTCAGACCATCCAGGAATCGATTTCAGTGTAAGCTAGTCACACGCTTCCCTATTTCATAGTTTCAACGATGTGCCAACAAATTAAGTGCCTCTGAATCCATTTCTTAAATCGTGTCTCTCGAAGACGTGTATACGATGATGCATATTTGTTGTGGTTTCTCTTAAAATGTATCACAATATGCAGGTTACATCTTCGACAGGGAGTTTGGTGTACTCTATGAAGGGAACATCAGGagacaaatttcaattcaaagcCGCAATACATGGAATATATAAGTTTTGCTTTCAAAACCCTGCTTCAACACCAGAAACAGTGTCTTTCTACATTCACGTCGGTCACATCCCAAATGAACACGACTTAGCCAAAGATGGTCAGTACCAACAAGTTTCAAGACTCAAATAACTTTTCATGTCATGTTGTAATAATAAGAAGGTTCAACTGATTCAAATATGAACAAGCATTTTACTAACATGTTTGAATAAGTGTTATTACTAACATGAATATGTATATttttgattgaatttgtttACTGAGTTTTGGTTTTGGGTTCAGAACATTTGGATCCCATTAATGTGAAGATTGCTGAGTTGCGAGAAGCACTGGAGTCTATTATAATAGAGCAGAAGTACTTGAAAGCACGTGATACTAGACATCGACACAGTAAGTTAATCTCGCGATTATTAATTTGATGGATGCAAGTTGGTGATTGTAATTTATTGGACTAATTTGTtgcattaattttgtaattgcAGCAAATGAAAGCACCAGAAAACGTGTGGTTTTCTACACAATCTTGGAGTATATTTTGTTCGCTGCAACCAGCTTATTACAAGTGATATACATTCGACGTCTCTTCAGCAAATCATTTGCTTACAACCGAGTATAGGTTTATATATAATGACTCTCAATAgaattctgaatttttttttccattctaTTCAATTATCTTGTAATTCTTCTATAATGTACAATTGAGATCGTAATGTTATTATCAAGTTATCTACAATTTCCATACTGTCAAATAGGatacttcatttttttaataaatttacataCCCTTTTTCTATAATACTCTTATTAAGTTaacttcatataattttttttttataaactacaCTTGCATTTGATAAAGTTTAGTAAATACAAAGGTTGAAAGTATCATGATGTTATTATGTTGTATGACCCCTAAAATACTCCTGACATAATTAAGGCCACCGTCATAACACACAACTTTTCCAGTAAAATTATAACGAAGGTTTCATTAAGAAAATATCGTTTCTTAATTTACATTACAATTGGCGtatctaattttaataattaagaaaaaaaattaagttctatttaaaaaaaaatagtgttagTATTTATTTGAGCTACtctttttccattttataaCAAGTTTGTAAGAAACCAAAGGGCATAAATAGTCATAACATCTTTTAAATTTCGATGAAATTCAGGTAAAAGTTGTAATGTAAGTAACATGGTGGATTTAAGTCACAAgctattattaaaattttgtggTTCTTCTGAGAATTATATTACTCATTATTACTGAGAGCATCGATGCAACGTGCTTCTGCTTTATTACTGGAAACGTGCTTGTGGGATTAAAGATGGTTGGAATCTTTCTGTaaggagaaataaaaaaagaaattattatataGCCCGTGATGATGTGTGAGattttataagttaataatttattgaaagtTGATAAAAtgagtattaaaaaaaaaagatgtccTAAAATTAATTGGATTGTCCATATGTTACAGGGCTAGGAGGCAGGCTACACTAACAACTTAGCCTGAATCAGACACTACAGAACTTAGCTGTCACAAAAAATCACTAACCTTTTACAACGCATGCAAAGCCTCACTCAGAATCATCAGAGGAATACACTCTAACCAATTACCGATAAATATTCAACCATCCATATCTTGTTACATCAATGCATCTTTTCTCCTCTTGAAACATAATCTCTCCAAATATTATATGTAATACAGACAATACTACTTTTTCATATCTGTTTTTTATATACCCCATTtctgtataattttatttttcctgtCATAACCATTTTCTTAtgttaaatatcttttttcagtttcattctttaatttaaatcacTTGGAGAAACTAGAGAGATATTGCACAACTTATGTAAATATATGAACTTTGATGTACTAAAATTTTTATGTAGAATATGTTTGTGTTTGGTGAATGTGAAAAAGAATGCATGGGTGAAAGGACATTAAGTATGTATTTTTAAAGAGAAAGGAATTTATGAATAGGTTGGTAGTGTATTTTTGGGTAATTTATTTACGTTGATGGTATGTGT
This sequence is a window from Vigna angularis cultivar LongXiaoDou No.4 chromosome 2, ASM1680809v1, whole genome shotgun sequence. Protein-coding genes within it:
- the LOC108347927 gene encoding transmembrane emp24 domain-containing protein p24beta3, producing MGWFSKIYTVAISFVGFIICHGLALSISLYDKECVSEQVLHDGDTVSGNFVVIDYDIFWSSDHPGIDFSVTSSTGSLVYSMKGTSGDKFQFKAAIHGIYKFCFQNPASTPETVSFYIHVGHIPNEHDLAKDEHLDPINVKIAELREALESIIIEQKYLKARDTRHRHTNESTRKRVVFYTILEYILFAATSLLQVIYIRRLFSKSFAYNRV